From a region of the Paenibacillus sp. R14(2021) genome:
- a CDS encoding 2Fe-2S iron-sulfur cluster-binding protein codes for MLELKSRTRSITVEAEEGFTLLDAAIKHNLDWAFSCTRGTCARCRCLIEEGAEFLEEVTDEEWDRLEPQELEEGYRLGCQAVIKSGSGSIKAVNRPYF; via the coding sequence ATGCTGGAATTGAAAAGCCGTACAAGGAGCATTACCGTTGAAGCCGAAGAAGGTTTTACGCTGCTCGATGCAGCAATTAAGCACAATTTGGACTGGGCGTTCTCCTGCACGCGCGGAACTTGTGCCAGATGCCGCTGCCTGATTGAAGAAGGGGCGGAATTTCTGGAAGAGGTGACCGACGAGGAATGGGATCGTTTGGAACCGCAAGAGCTGGAAGAAGGGTACCGATTGGGCTGCCAAGCTGTCATCAAATCCGGTTCAGGCTCCATAAAAGCTGTCAACCGGCCGTATTTTTGA
- the plsY gene encoding glycerol-3-phosphate 1-O-acyltransferase PlsY — MVFTVLAVLISYLLGSVSFSILIAKWVKGIDIRNFGSGNAGATNTLRVLGKGPGITVFLLDIAKGVAAVFIGLYMAGGDWGPVLCGLAAIAGHNWPIWFGFKGGKGIATTVGVMATLAIIPTLIAGLVAILSIIITRFVSLGSLIFALLVPIFIWNFGDKPQSYVWAGMVICLLAFVRHRTNIVKLLQGKENKLGARKG, encoded by the coding sequence ATCGTGTTTACCGTGCTTGCAGTACTCATCAGTTATTTATTAGGGTCGGTTTCATTTAGTATTTTAATTGCCAAATGGGTCAAAGGCATTGACATCCGCAATTTCGGAAGCGGTAATGCAGGCGCTACGAATACGCTACGCGTATTAGGCAAAGGACCTGGCATCACGGTATTCCTGCTTGATATCGCCAAAGGCGTCGCGGCTGTATTCATCGGCCTCTATATGGCCGGGGGTGATTGGGGGCCGGTTCTTTGCGGCTTGGCTGCCATCGCTGGGCATAACTGGCCGATATGGTTTGGCTTCAAAGGCGGCAAAGGCATTGCTACGACGGTTGGTGTCATGGCAACGCTCGCTATCATTCCGACACTGATTGCCGGATTGGTTGCCATCCTCTCGATCATCATTACAAGGTTCGTATCACTTGGTTCGCTTATTTTTGCGCTGCTGGTGCCGATTTTCATCTGGAATTTCGGAGATAAGCCGCAATCCTATGTTTGGGCCGGTATGGTGATTTGTTTGCTGGCGTTCGTGCGTCACCGTACGAACATCGTTAAGCTGCTTCAAGGGAAAGAGAACAAACTTGGTGCCAGAAAAGGGTAA
- a CDS encoding NAD(P)H-dependent glycerol-3-phosphate dehydrogenase: MTKRKAAVLVAGSWGTALAAVLADNNYEVALWSRNGSQVDEINTHHTNSRFLNEAVLPDAIKAVTDMKQALSGAELVLFAAPSAAMREVAKQAAPYIEPNTWVVHATKGFESVTFKRMTTVLAEELGISINRLVVLSGPSHAEEVVRKLPTTVVVASSSIEAAEQVQDAFITNYFRVYTNKDVVGVEVAGAIKNIIALGAGLTDGLGFGDNAKAALLTRGLAEISRLGAAMGANPLTFAGLAGVGDLVVTCTSKHSRNWRAGAMLAEGLSLDEVLARMGMVVEGVRTTSAARELSRQFGVEMPITEQLFEVLFQNKQPRSAVESLMGRGRTHETEEIAGI, encoded by the coding sequence ATGACGAAACGCAAAGCGGCTGTGCTCGTTGCTGGCAGCTGGGGGACGGCACTTGCTGCAGTGCTTGCCGACAATAATTACGAGGTCGCCTTATGGTCGCGCAACGGGTCACAAGTAGATGAGATCAATACGCATCATACGAACAGTCGCTTCCTGAATGAAGCGGTGCTTCCGGATGCGATCAAGGCCGTAACCGATATGAAGCAGGCGCTTAGCGGGGCGGAACTGGTGCTCTTCGCCGCGCCGTCCGCCGCCATGCGGGAAGTGGCGAAGCAGGCAGCGCCTTACATAGAACCGAATACGTGGGTCGTACATGCCACGAAGGGCTTTGAATCCGTCACCTTCAAACGAATGACGACTGTGCTGGCCGAAGAGTTAGGCATCAGTATAAATCGGCTAGTCGTCTTGTCTGGTCCAAGCCACGCGGAGGAAGTCGTCCGCAAGCTGCCGACGACCGTCGTAGTAGCATCGTCCAGCATAGAAGCCGCCGAACAAGTGCAGGATGCGTTCATCACGAACTACTTTCGCGTCTACACGAATAAGGACGTGGTTGGCGTCGAGGTTGCCGGCGCGATTAAGAACATCATTGCGCTTGGCGCTGGGCTGACAGATGGGCTTGGATTCGGTGACAATGCCAAGGCAGCGCTGCTTACGCGCGGCTTGGCGGAAATCAGCCGGCTTGGCGCAGCGATGGGCGCTAATCCGCTGACGTTCGCCGGCTTGGCCGGCGTCGGCGATTTGGTCGTCACCTGTACGAGCAAGCACAGCCGGAATTGGCGCGCCGGCGCTATGCTGGCGGAAGGGCTGTCTCTTGATGAAGTACTGGCCCGAATGGGCATGGTCGTGGAGGGCGTTCGCACGACGAGCGCCGCTCGCGAACTTTCCCGTCAATTCGGCGTGGAAATGCCCATTACCGAGCAGCTCTTCGAGGTGCTTTTCCAAAATAAACAGCCAAGAAGCGCGGTGGAATCGCTGATGGGCAGAGGCCGCACGCACGAAACCGAAGAGATTGCGGGCATATAG
- a CDS encoding stage VI sporulation protein F: MSGKKDLSKDVLSAVNKKTGKIVTENAVKKLASGVTADTMQDEDELRKLIQSVSAMAKVPVSEKTINDIVGAVKKSGMNMGNMEMLMKLMLKK; encoded by the coding sequence ATGAGCGGTAAGAAGGATCTGTCCAAGGATGTTCTGAGCGCTGTCAATAAAAAGACCGGCAAGATCGTGACCGAGAATGCGGTCAAGAAGCTTGCAAGCGGCGTGACTGCAGATACGATGCAGGATGAGGATGAGCTGCGCAAGCTGATCCAATCCGTATCGGCTATGGCGAAAGTACCGGTGTCGGAGAAAACGATCAACGACATCGTAGGCGCCGTCAAGAAGAGCGGCATGAATATGGGCAACATGGAAATGCTGATGAAGCTGATGCTTAAGAAGTAA
- a CDS encoding YIEGIA family protein translates to MWEHLWTHLKSGQPHHVLYGIMLGVAFGLCARLMMLRTDYRQYPTYPHGRIIHVSLGVIAASLGAVAIPALYKKDFTAITFLTLAAQQFRDVRKMERDTLSKIDSMELVSRGSTYIEGIAMVFEGRNYLVIFSSLLTSLASLSLGLPFGVIMGFLTLFLVYRLKSGKSVSHIAKAEIVNVKIDGPDLFVGDIYIMNVGLSANQQIIADRGLGIILTPFNANGKATLSNLGQRQAILFDVSTILGVYRDDGEPALVPVAKLDMKDGRLAVFLLPQEKDAEKAKAIVEKVPILESAVRMPTEASVNQNKEGQQHG, encoded by the coding sequence ATGTGGGAACATTTGTGGACGCATTTGAAGTCTGGGCAGCCGCATCATGTTCTTTATGGCATTATGCTTGGCGTTGCCTTTGGTCTATGCGCTCGATTGATGATGCTAAGAACAGACTATCGGCAGTATCCAACTTATCCGCATGGCCGAATCATCCACGTGTCGCTCGGCGTGATCGCGGCATCGCTTGGCGCTGTTGCAATTCCGGCGTTGTATAAGAAAGATTTTACAGCGATTACGTTTCTAACACTGGCCGCCCAGCAATTCCGAGATGTCCGCAAGATGGAAAGAGATACATTGTCCAAAATCGACAGCATGGAGCTAGTATCGCGTGGTTCGACATATATTGAGGGCATCGCTATGGTGTTTGAAGGCCGCAACTACCTAGTTATTTTCTCCTCATTGCTAACGAGCCTTGCTTCTCTCTCGCTAGGACTTCCCTTTGGTGTCATTATGGGATTCCTGACCTTGTTTCTTGTTTACCGGCTGAAGTCGGGTAAATCGGTTTCCCATATTGCCAAAGCAGAGATTGTGAACGTGAAGATCGACGGTCCGGATTTGTTCGTCGGCGACATCTATATCATGAACGTGGGGCTGTCTGCCAACCAGCAAATCATTGCGGATCGCGGCCTCGGCATCATTCTCACACCTTTTAATGCGAATGGCAAAGCCACGCTCAGCAATTTGGGCCAGCGTCAGGCAATATTGTTTGATGTATCGACGATTCTTGGCGTATACAGGGATGACGGCGAGCCTGCGCTGGTCCCGGTCGCGAAGCTCGATATGAAGGACGGGCGATTGGCGGTTTTCCTGCTCCCGCAGGAGAAGGACGCGGAGAAGGCGAAAGCGATCGTGGAGAAAGTGCCGATATTAGAATCCGCGGTACGGATGCCAACGGAGGCAAGCGTGAATCAGAACAAGGAGGGACAGCAGCATGGCTAA
- the der gene encoding ribosome biogenesis GTPase Der translates to MSKPIIAIVGRPNVGKSTIFNRVIGDRLAIVEDKPGVTRDRLYGSGEWNGRAFSIVDTGGIEIDGEDEIMKSVRMQAELAIEEADVIIFMVDAKAGLTHADDEVAQMLLRSRKPIVVAVNKVDNLNRRDDIYEFYNLGFGDPIAISGSHGMGIGDLLDAAVEKLPEIEEEHYDDDVIRVALIGRPNVGKSSLVNALLGEERVIVSDVAGTTRDAIDTPFERDGQKYVLIDTAGMRKRGKVYETTEKYSVMRALKAIERADVVLVLINGEEGIIEQDKHIAGYAHEAGKAAVFVVNKWDVVEKDDKTMQHFEQKIRDHFLFMTYAPIIFLSALTKSRLHKLLPVVCHVSEQHALRIPTHLLNDVVSDAIAFNPPPSDKGKRLRINYATQVAVKPPTIVLFANDPDMMHFSYERYLENKIRAAFHFEGTPVRIFSRKKSDEE, encoded by the coding sequence ATGTCTAAACCCATTATCGCCATCGTTGGGCGGCCTAACGTGGGTAAGTCTACAATATTCAACCGGGTGATCGGTGACCGGCTGGCCATTGTAGAAGACAAGCCTGGTGTTACCCGTGACCGATTGTACGGTTCGGGCGAATGGAATGGTCGTGCTTTCAGTATTGTGGATACTGGAGGTATCGAGATTGACGGAGAAGATGAGATCATGAAGTCCGTCCGTATGCAGGCGGAACTGGCGATTGAAGAAGCCGACGTCATCATTTTCATGGTCGATGCCAAAGCCGGGCTGACCCATGCGGATGACGAAGTGGCCCAAATGCTGCTTCGTTCGCGTAAGCCGATTGTCGTCGCAGTAAATAAAGTCGATAATTTGAACCGTAGAGACGATATCTACGAATTCTATAACCTTGGTTTCGGCGATCCTATCGCGATTTCCGGCTCGCACGGCATGGGAATCGGCGATCTTCTGGATGCAGCCGTAGAGAAGCTTCCCGAGATAGAAGAAGAACACTACGACGATGATGTCATTCGCGTTGCGCTTATCGGACGCCCGAACGTAGGCAAGTCCTCGCTCGTGAATGCATTACTCGGTGAAGAGCGCGTTATTGTGAGCGACGTTGCGGGCACTACCCGTGATGCGATCGATACACCGTTCGAACGAGACGGCCAGAAGTACGTCCTGATCGATACGGCAGGTATGCGCAAGCGCGGCAAGGTGTACGAAACGACGGAGAAATACAGCGTCATGCGCGCATTGAAAGCGATCGAACGCGCTGATGTCGTCCTCGTGCTGATTAATGGGGAAGAGGGCATCATCGAGCAGGACAAGCATATTGCCGGTTACGCGCATGAAGCGGGCAAAGCCGCGGTCTTCGTCGTCAACAAATGGGATGTCGTCGAGAAGGACGATAAGACAATGCAGCATTTCGAACAGAAGATTCGGGATCACTTCCTGTTCATGACGTACGCGCCGATTATTTTCTTGTCCGCATTGACCAAATCCCGTCTGCATAAGCTTCTGCCCGTCGTATGCCATGTTTCGGAGCAGCATGCGCTGCGTATTCCGACGCATTTGCTCAACGATGTCGTATCGGATGCCATCGCATTCAATCCACCGCCGTCGGACAAAGGCAAGCGTCTGCGTATCAACTACGCCACTCAGGTGGCCGTGAAGCCGCCGACGATCGTGCTGTTTGCTAATGATCCGGATATGATGCACTTCTCATATGAACGGTATTTGGAGAACAAGATCCGCGCAGCCTTCCACTTCGAGGGAACACCGGTTCGCATCTTCTCCCGGAAGAAATCGGACGAAGAATAG
- a CDS encoding DUF2768 family protein has protein sequence MDPMMKMWVSFVGIGLMALAAVMITLARFKTKGFLRIALSSTAFLFLVVGGLLGLISIT, from the coding sequence ATGGATCCGATGATGAAAATGTGGGTGTCTTTCGTAGGCATCGGTTTGATGGCGCTGGCAGCGGTCATGATAACGCTGGCGAGATTTAAGACGAAGGGCTTTCTGCGGATTGCTTTGTCGTCGACGGCGTTTTTGTTTCTGGTGGTCGGCGGTTTACTCGGACTTATCTCCATCACTTAA